In Bordetella holmesii ATCC 51541, the following proteins share a genomic window:
- a CDS encoding universal stress family protein: MYKHILIPTDGSDLAERAVKQGLALARKLDARVTLIQVIQPVRASAGESVQLRGTLEEYEREERVQAEQWLAKAAVRAADAGVPCEAVTAINVQPYEAIVATARDKGCDLIAIASHGRSGLSAMLLGSVTQKVLAHSDLPVLVYR, from the coding sequence ATGTACAAGCACATCCTGATCCCCACCGACGGTTCCGATCTGGCCGAGCGCGCGGTAAAGCAGGGCCTGGCCCTGGCGCGCAAGCTCGATGCGCGCGTGACGCTGATTCAGGTCATTCAACCGGTGCGCGCCTCGGCCGGCGAGTCGGTGCAGCTACGCGGCACCCTGGAAGAGTACGAGCGCGAAGAGCGCGTGCAGGCCGAGCAATGGCTCGCGAAGGCGGCCGTGCGTGCGGCCGATGCCGGCGTGCCTTGCGAAGCGGTAACGGCCATCAATGTCCAGCCGTATGAGGCCATCGTGGCGACTGCCCGGGACAAGGGGTGCGATCTGATTGCCATCGCCTCGCACGGCCGCAGTGGCCTGTCGGCCATGTTGTTGGGGAGCGTGACACAGAAGGTGCTGGCCCATTCGGACTTGCCGGTACTGGTGTATCGCTGA
- a CDS encoding putative transcriptional regulator: protein MQLLLCGVDTCLEQTSSHQEIAAVLQALARRGAAQPVRGVPAARILPASPGGDTDAVPAERHWRLLEDGWVLASPDNAQMPLSGTERALLLALVQAPTQRLSRDDLLNVVDVRPGRGEGARLRYVDVLICRLRRKATDRQLRLPIRAVHGWGYMFSGSE, encoded by the coding sequence GTGCAACTGTTGCTGTGCGGCGTGGATACCTGTCTGGAGCAAACGAGCAGTCATCAAGAAATCGCTGCGGTATTGCAGGCTTTGGCTCGCCGGGGCGCCGCGCAACCGGTGCGTGGCGTGCCCGCTGCCCGCATTCTGCCCGCCTCGCCTGGCGGCGATACCGACGCTGTCCCCGCAGAACGCCATTGGCGCTTGCTGGAAGACGGCTGGGTTCTGGCCAGCCCCGATAACGCGCAAATGCCGCTGTCCGGGACCGAACGGGCCTTGCTGCTTGCTCTGGTACAGGCGCCCACACAGCGCCTGAGCCGGGACGATCTGCTGAATGTGGTCGACGTCAGGCCGGGGCGAGGCGAGGGGGCTCGCCTGCGGTATGTCGATGTGTTGATCTGCCGACTGCGACGCAAGGCCACGGACCGGCAGTTACGCCTGCCCATCCGCGCCGTGCATGGTTGGGGCTATATGTTCAGCGGCAGCGAGTAG
- the nadC gene encoding nicotinate-nucleotide diphosphorylase has translation MSIKIAAATSAQETVRTFPSLPQVMLEPLVRAALLEDLGRAGDITSDAIVPLEARGQTRLVARQSGVLAGLDLARLAFRLVDPEIRFQMLLADGARLEPGSEIALIEGPARGMLTAERTALNFLGHLSGVATATASIADAIAHTRCKVTCTRKTLPGLRAVQKYAVRVGGGSNHRYGLDDAVLIKDNHVVFAGGVTPALARARAAVGHMVKIELEVDTLAQLDEALAAGVDVVLLDNMDHDTLREAVRRVDGRAITEASGRITPQTAPAVAATGVDLMAVGWLTHSARVLDIGLDS, from the coding sequence ATGAGCATAAAAATCGCTGCAGCGACAAGCGCCCAGGAGACGGTGCGCACCTTCCCGAGTCTGCCCCAGGTCATGCTGGAGCCTTTGGTGCGCGCTGCGCTGCTGGAGGACTTGGGCCGCGCCGGTGACATCACCAGTGATGCCATTGTGCCGCTCGAAGCGCGCGGCCAGACTCGTCTGGTCGCACGCCAGTCGGGCGTGCTGGCCGGCCTGGATCTGGCGCGGCTGGCTTTCCGGCTGGTCGATCCCGAGATCCGCTTTCAGATGCTGCTGGCCGACGGCGCGCGTCTGGAGCCTGGCAGCGAAATCGCCCTGATTGAAGGGCCGGCGCGCGGCATGTTGACCGCCGAGCGCACGGCCCTCAATTTTCTGGGCCATCTGAGCGGTGTGGCGACCGCCACGGCGTCGATCGCCGACGCCATCGCGCATACCCGCTGCAAAGTCACCTGCACACGCAAAACCCTGCCCGGACTGCGGGCCGTGCAGAAATACGCCGTCCGTGTGGGCGGTGGCAGCAATCACCGTTATGGCCTGGATGACGCCGTGCTCATCAAGGACAACCACGTCGTCTTTGCCGGGGGCGTCACGCCGGCGCTGGCGCGCGCGCGCGCGGCTGTGGGCCATATGGTGAAGATCGAGCTCGAGGTCGACACGCTGGCGCAGCTGGATGAGGCCCTGGCGGCGGGGGTGGACGTCGTATTGCTGGACAACATGGACCACGACACCCTGCGCGAGGCGGTGCGGCGGGTGGATGGCCGCGCCATTACCGAGGCTTCCGGTCGTATCACGCCGCAGACGGCCCCTGCCGTGGCGGCAACCGGCGTCGATCTGATGGCTGTGGGCTGGCTCACGCACAGCGCGCGGGTATTGGATATCGGCCTGGACAGCTGA
- a CDS encoding PQQ enzyme repeat family protein produces MTAVAGKSHVAAHGLAIVLAVCGVVLTVGGIKLALLGGSWYYGVTGVALVASGVLLWHCNAWSAWLYSATLAGTMLWSLLQVGLDFWALLARLAFLCLLGLGFWLPPVVRSLARGPRSNRAARLITAFFLLMFAALIVASLLRDDSVSPREILPAAVAHAAPVQGDGEWAGDPQGTRFSPLTPISPANVAALQVAWTYQGEDSESARAFEIAPLKVGSHLYLCAGGLIALDADTGKLRWRHRDEQRGATPTCRGLAYYRVPGMDAQAFCAARLYATTDDARLIAVDAASDQSCRGFGGQGQIDLNTAAPLPGQLYMSSAPRVVRDKVVVAGWQRGPNTQGEAAGALRAFDARTGQAAWSFNPAMPDGQPALLGLAHASAPLSVDESLGAIYVPTANAMPDYYGGDPAGPGSVQRYSSAVIALDAQTGQERWVFQTTPHDIWGGDQAAQPTLLDLQVQGRRLPVLIQATRRGQLFLLDRRDGRPLRLEVKFDPVGPDGEEAMWGLTPFDQLWCRVRQRSAGRQPGRATFLTLPGTLAPASWGGVAADPERKLLILSWAPAAASRGQEPLISPLGMSCSAPPHHYLTGVDLNDGQVLWNSRLGSAFESVWSFARRHTLLPAGSLITRAGLVFIATGQEQSLRAVDLHSGDVLWRSRLPTGAQATPLTYQTAAGRQFVVVATASGVQQGGVRGARLTAYALAR; encoded by the coding sequence ATGACTGCGGTCGCCGGCAAATCGCATGTGGCGGCTCATGGCTTGGCCATTGTGCTGGCCGTCTGCGGCGTGGTGCTGACCGTCGGCGGCATCAAACTGGCCCTGTTGGGAGGCTCCTGGTATTACGGCGTCACCGGCGTGGCGCTGGTAGCCAGCGGCGTGCTGCTGTGGCATTGCAACGCCTGGAGCGCCTGGCTTTATTCCGCCACGCTGGCCGGGACCATGCTCTGGTCCCTGCTGCAGGTGGGACTGGATTTCTGGGCGCTGCTGGCGCGGCTGGCGTTTCTGTGCCTGCTGGGTCTGGGCTTTTGGCTGCCTCCGGTGGTGCGCTCGTTGGCCCGCGGGCCGCGCTCGAATCGTGCCGCCCGTCTCATCACGGCTTTCTTCCTGCTGATGTTCGCGGCCCTTATCGTGGCCAGTCTGTTGCGTGACGACTCGGTCAGCCCACGTGAAATACTGCCTGCTGCCGTGGCACACGCGGCGCCTGTGCAAGGCGACGGTGAGTGGGCGGGCGATCCGCAGGGAACGCGGTTTTCGCCGTTGACGCCGATCAGCCCAGCCAATGTGGCCGCGTTGCAGGTCGCCTGGACTTACCAGGGCGAAGACAGCGAGTCGGCCCGCGCGTTCGAGATCGCGCCGCTGAAGGTGGGCAGCCACCTGTACCTGTGTGCCGGCGGTTTGATTGCCCTGGATGCGGACACCGGCAAGTTGCGCTGGCGGCATCGCGATGAGCAGCGTGGCGCCACGCCCACCTGCCGTGGATTGGCCTACTACCGGGTGCCAGGTATGGATGCGCAGGCGTTTTGCGCGGCGCGCCTGTATGCCACGACCGACGATGCACGGCTGATCGCGGTGGATGCCGCCAGCGATCAATCCTGCCGCGGCTTCGGGGGGCAGGGGCAGATCGACCTCAATACGGCAGCACCCCTGCCAGGCCAGCTTTACATGAGTTCGGCGCCGCGCGTGGTGCGCGACAAGGTGGTGGTGGCGGGCTGGCAGCGCGGCCCGAACACTCAGGGCGAAGCGGCCGGGGCCTTGCGCGCCTTCGATGCCCGTACGGGCCAGGCCGCATGGAGTTTCAATCCGGCCATGCCCGACGGGCAACCGGCGTTGCTCGGCTTGGCGCATGCCAGCGCGCCCCTGTCCGTCGACGAGTCGTTGGGCGCCATTTACGTGCCTACCGCCAATGCCATGCCCGATTACTACGGCGGCGATCCTGCAGGTCCCGGTAGCGTGCAGCGCTACTCCAGTGCCGTCATCGCACTGGATGCACAGACCGGCCAGGAACGCTGGGTGTTTCAGACCACGCCGCACGACATCTGGGGCGGCGATCAAGCCGCGCAACCAACGTTACTGGATTTGCAGGTCCAGGGCCGCAGGCTGCCGGTGTTGATACAGGCCACTCGTCGTGGGCAGCTATTCTTGCTGGACCGGCGAGACGGCAGGCCATTGCGGTTGGAGGTGAAGTTCGATCCCGTCGGGCCGGACGGCGAGGAGGCGATGTGGGGGCTCACGCCTTTCGACCAGCTCTGGTGCCGGGTCCGTCAGCGCTCCGCCGGGCGGCAGCCCGGGCGCGCAACCTTTCTGACGCTGCCGGGTACGCTGGCGCCTGCGAGTTGGGGCGGGGTGGCGGCCGATCCCGAGCGCAAGCTGTTGATCCTCAGTTGGGCGCCGGCAGCCGCCTCGCGCGGGCAGGAGCCGTTGATCTCGCCTCTGGGCATGTCCTGTAGTGCGCCGCCGCACCACTACCTCACCGGCGTGGATCTCAACGATGGACAGGTTCTGTGGAACAGCCGGCTGGGATCGGCATTTGAGTCTGTCTGGTCGTTCGCGCGCCGGCATACTCTGCTGCCGGCTGGCTCGCTCATTACACGCGCAGGGTTGGTTTTCATTGCCACAGGGCAGGAGCAGTCGTTGCGTGCCGTGGATCTGCATTCGGGCGACGTACTCTGGAGAAGCCGCCTGCCGACGGGAGCGCAGGCGACGCCCCTGACATATCAGACCGCAGCGGGTCGCCAATTCGTTGTCGTGGCGACTGCCAGCGGCGTGCAGCAGGGCGGCGTGCGGGGAGCGCGGCTGACCGCTTACGCGCTGGCGCGATAA
- a CDS encoding cupin domain protein: MSDSSSRLVRFGTGPLIQAEIGKPRRPIEGNTEFRTVNAFEANEGRVLSGIWESTAGKFRSDTTGYIEFGYILEGQARLVDPDGTVHELRPGDPFIMPQGYKGHWEVDTFVKKVYFITHVA, translated from the coding sequence GTGTCCGACTCCTCCTCCCGGCTGGTGCGCTTTGGCACCGGTCCGCTGATCCAAGCCGAAATCGGCAAGCCACGCCGCCCCATCGAGGGCAATACCGAGTTTCGCACCGTCAACGCCTTTGAAGCCAATGAGGGCCGCGTGCTGTCTGGCATCTGGGAAAGCACGGCGGGAAAATTCCGCTCCGACACGACGGGCTACATCGAATTCGGCTACATCCTCGAAGGCCAGGCGCGTCTCGTCGATCCCGACGGCACGGTCCATGAACTCCGGCCTGGCGATCCTTTCATCATGCCGCAGGGCTACAAAGGCCACTGGGAGGTCGACACCTTCGTCAAGAAGGTCTATTTCATCACCCACGTGGCCTGA
- a CDS encoding response regulator, translated as MKSAFSTQLFATVEGALRMPAEAAARQGVSELPANVPDASVLLLCADPAQSAALSQSLIDSGFPMACCSELATMYELHGQHRHSFVILMASQGRRSWPQRGCAPWRLAWGLWP; from the coding sequence ATGAAATCCGCGTTTTCCACTCAGTTGTTTGCCACCGTCGAGGGGGCGCTGCGCATGCCGGCGGAGGCTGCTGCCCGCCAGGGGGTGAGCGAGCTGCCGGCCAATGTCCCCGATGCGAGCGTGTTGCTGCTGTGCGCGGATCCGGCTCAGAGCGCAGCCTTATCGCAATCACTGATCGACTCCGGTTTTCCCATGGCATGTTGCAGCGAGCTTGCCACCATGTATGAACTGCATGGCCAGCATCGGCACAGCTTTGTGATTCTCATGGCATCCCAGGGGAGGCGCTCGTGGCCGCAGCGCGGCTGCGCACCCTGGCGCCTAGCGTGGGGATTGTGGCCTTGA
- a CDS encoding tripartite tricarboxylate transporter receptor family protein, which yields MFLTLGAACAPSLAAMDFPARPITIIVTFPPGGGTDLLARKLGAALQQDLGQPVVVENRPGASGNIGARAVAESRPDGYTLLMVNSSFAINPGVFHHLDFSPERDFTAVINVAFVPSVIVTAANSPLSSLSQALRLGLPQDPMPYASCGNGTPQHLAAELLRARAKASLQQVPYKGCGPALTDVLSGHVSLGVITASSAAPFIRSGKLRALAVTAAQRSPLLPDVPTVAELGWPGYELDQWHGLLAPAGTPPQIIARLNHALTTIMMRPAMQAELKELGFNPVASSPADFDRLVHDDICRFGALTANMGLRVD from the coding sequence ATGTTTCTGACCCTGGGCGCGGCCTGCGCGCCCAGTCTGGCAGCAATGGATTTCCCTGCGCGGCCCATCACCATCATCGTGACCTTTCCTCCGGGCGGTGGCACTGATCTGCTGGCGCGCAAACTAGGGGCGGCCTTGCAGCAGGATCTCGGGCAGCCCGTGGTGGTGGAAAACCGTCCCGGCGCCAGCGGCAATATCGGCGCGCGTGCCGTGGCCGAGTCCAGGCCGGATGGCTACACCCTGCTGATGGTCAACAGTTCGTTTGCCATTAACCCGGGCGTCTTTCATCACTTGGACTTCTCCCCGGAGCGTGATTTCACTGCCGTGATCAACGTGGCGTTCGTGCCCTCGGTGATCGTGACAGCAGCCAATTCTCCCTTGAGCAGCCTGAGCCAGGCCTTGCGGCTCGGGCTGCCCCAAGACCCGATGCCCTATGCGTCCTGCGGCAACGGCACACCGCAGCATCTAGCCGCGGAGTTGTTGCGAGCGCGCGCTAAAGCCTCCTTGCAACAGGTCCCTTATAAAGGGTGCGGCCCGGCGCTGACCGATGTGCTTTCCGGCCATGTGTCGTTGGGCGTCATCACCGCCTCGAGTGCCGCGCCGTTCATCCGATCAGGCAAGTTGCGGGCACTGGCCGTGACCGCGGCTCAGCGTTCTCCGCTTCTGCCCGACGTGCCTACCGTGGCCGAGCTGGGCTGGCCCGGTTATGAGCTGGATCAGTGGCATGGCTTGCTGGCGCCGGCCGGAACGCCCCCGCAGATCATCGCGCGGTTGAACCACGCGCTGACCACCATTATGATGCGTCCCGCCATGCAGGCCGAGCTCAAGGAGCTGGGATTCAACCCTGTGGCCAGCAGCCCGGCGGACTTCGATCGGCTCGTGCACGATGATATCTGCCGGTTTGGCGCCCTGACAGCCAACATGGGTCTGCGGGTGGACTGA
- a CDS encoding lyase family protein, with the protein MKHTLCLLALALGSATAGAQSPAPAPAATTTKTPAASTAKAAPAAKPPRDEFFWLGEINKATAVINTEQGLLDKALAPNVAAGVAQVIEAGNQPGGKRPSSVITFEPLMIKAAGQDVTLLHAGRSSQDMHATYRAAILRENMLTLADQLNRSATTLVDLAAKNVDTVVPNYTNGVAAQPNSYGHYLLGHAAGLARDAQRIREAYARIDRSPMGTTVLNGSSWPLDRKRMADYLGFGAIVDNAYDAAQISSMDEPVEVASIVTAIGLHAGNFVQDIMPQYAQTRPWILLEEGGGNTYVSSAMPQKRNPGLLNSLRSDASTAVTLAMGPIIQMHNITPGMPDPKEVDQNSAMVESATKVLKKWDRVMKALVINRDRALEELNSDWTASQELADVLMRKYQVPFRVGHHFASEIVTLARSKNIKPLDFPYAEARRIYHEAVQGTKYPQDLPMSEAEFRATLDPVAIIKHRATTGGPQPAEMKRMLKEARAQLADNAAWIKGKREHIDGSLARLDQDFNKLLPTGR; encoded by the coding sequence ATGAAGCACACCCTTTGCCTGCTTGCCCTGGCCCTGGGCAGCGCCACCGCTGGCGCACAATCCCCCGCACCCGCGCCGGCAGCCACCACCACCAAGACGCCCGCGGCATCGACGGCCAAAGCCGCGCCCGCGGCCAAGCCGCCCCGTGACGAGTTTTTCTGGCTGGGCGAGATCAACAAAGCCACTGCCGTCATCAATACCGAACAGGGGCTGCTGGACAAGGCCCTCGCGCCCAACGTTGCAGCAGGCGTGGCCCAGGTGATCGAGGCCGGCAACCAGCCAGGCGGCAAGCGGCCGTCGAGCGTTATCACCTTCGAACCCCTGATGATCAAGGCCGCCGGTCAGGATGTCACGCTGCTGCACGCCGGGCGCTCCAGCCAGGACATGCACGCGACCTATCGCGCCGCCATCCTGCGCGAGAACATGTTGACGCTGGCCGACCAACTCAACCGCAGCGCCACCACGCTGGTCGATCTGGCCGCCAAGAACGTCGACACCGTCGTGCCCAATTACACCAACGGCGTGGCGGCCCAGCCCAACAGCTACGGACACTATTTGCTGGGCCATGCCGCAGGCCTGGCGCGCGACGCCCAGCGCATCCGCGAAGCGTATGCCCGCATCGACCGTTCGCCCATGGGCACCACCGTGCTCAACGGCAGCAGTTGGCCGCTGGATCGCAAACGCATGGCCGACTATCTAGGGTTTGGCGCCATCGTCGACAATGCCTACGACGCCGCCCAGATCTCCTCCATGGACGAACCCGTGGAGGTCGCCTCCATCGTGACAGCCATCGGGCTGCATGCAGGCAATTTCGTGCAGGACATCATGCCGCAATATGCGCAGACCCGGCCCTGGATCCTGCTCGAAGAAGGCGGCGGCAACACCTATGTTTCCAGCGCCATGCCGCAAAAGCGCAACCCTGGACTGCTGAACTCGCTGCGCAGCGACGCGTCGACGGCCGTAACGCTGGCCATGGGGCCAATCATCCAGATGCACAACATCACCCCGGGCATGCCGGATCCCAAAGAAGTCGACCAGAACAGCGCCATGGTGGAAAGCGCCACCAAGGTGCTCAAGAAATGGGACCGCGTCATGAAGGCGCTGGTCATCAATCGCGATCGCGCCCTGGAAGAACTCAATAGCGACTGGACAGCGTCGCAGGAGCTGGCAGACGTACTGATGCGCAAGTACCAGGTCCCCTTCCGCGTGGGGCATCATTTTGCCTCGGAGATCGTGACGCTGGCGCGCAGCAAGAACATCAAGCCGCTGGACTTTCCGTATGCTGAGGCGCGCCGCATCTACCATGAGGCCGTGCAGGGGACCAAGTACCCGCAGGATCTGCCCATGAGCGAGGCCGAGTTCCGCGCCACGCTCGACCCGGTGGCGATCATCAAGCATCGTGCGACCACCGGCGGGCCGCAACCCGCGGAGATGAAGCGCATGCTCAAGGAAGCCCGTGCTCAGTTGGCCGACAATGCGGCCTGGATCAAGGGCAAGCGCGAGCACATCGACGGCTCGCTGGCGCGTCTGGACCAGGACTTTAACAAGCTGCTGCCAACGGGCCGCTAA
- a CDS encoding NUDIX domain protein — protein MNFIFRGDELLVSETGLGLPDASVCGALGIHPDSMQPLWHLQHTHYRSIHVARDLAAPDGYAFRKLRALLPELGEQAALAGRAFQIAEWVRTHRFCGVCATPMQHATHELCLQCPNCGLHAYPRISPAMMVLIKRGDHILLARHARYATARYTALAGFVEAGESIEDAVHREVAEGVGLKLRDLRYFGSQSWPFPHSLMIAFTAEYDGGEVQIQEDEISDAQWFGPGDVIPNIPMVQSIAGRLVRANLPPGVHLVET, from the coding sequence GTGAACTTTATTTTTCGCGGCGACGAACTGCTGGTGAGTGAAACGGGCCTCGGCCTGCCCGATGCCAGCGTCTGCGGCGCACTGGGCATCCACCCCGACTCCATGCAGCCGCTGTGGCACCTGCAGCACACCCATTACCGAAGCATTCACGTCGCGCGCGATCTCGCCGCACCCGATGGCTATGCCTTTCGCAAGCTGCGCGCCCTGCTGCCGGAGTTAGGCGAGCAGGCAGCGCTGGCCGGTCGCGCTTTCCAGATCGCCGAGTGGGTACGGACCCATCGCTTCTGCGGTGTCTGTGCCACGCCCATGCAACATGCGACCCATGAGCTATGTCTGCAGTGCCCGAACTGCGGCCTGCATGCCTACCCGCGCATTTCGCCCGCGATGATGGTGCTGATCAAGCGCGGCGACCACATCCTGCTGGCCCGTCACGCGCGCTACGCCACGGCGCGCTACACCGCATTGGCCGGTTTCGTGGAGGCCGGCGAAAGCATCGAAGACGCCGTCCACCGAGAAGTCGCCGAGGGGGTCGGCCTCAAGCTGCGGGATCTGCGCTACTTCGGCAGCCAGTCATGGCCCTTTCCTCACTCGCTGATGATCGCCTTCACGGCCGAGTACGACGGCGGGGAGGTTCAGATCCAGGAAGATGAAATTTCCGACGCACAGTGGTTCGGCCCGGGCGACGTCATCCCCAACATCCCCATGGTTCAGTCGATCGCGGGCCGCCTTGTCCGCGCCAACCTGCCACCAGGCGTTCATCTGGTTGAAACCTGA